Proteins from one Bacillaceae bacterium S4-13-56 genomic window:
- the narI gene encoding respiratory nitrate reductase subunit gamma, producing the protein MDWILWGILPYVTLTLFIGGHIYRYQKDQFGWTSKSSEFLEKKHLRFGSLLFHWGIIFVFIGHVMGLAVPETVYSTLGVSEEMYHWIAIIGGVPAGIVAILGLFILSFRRWRVKRIKVTTSKGDVLALVFLGIVMLSGMSATFSNIDSHGFDYRTTIGPWLRGLFYLNVQPELMAEVPVWFKFHIGAVYGLIVVWPFTRLVHVFSLPLRYLSRSYVVYKKRENRKAS; encoded by the coding sequence ATGGACTGGATCTTATGGGGAATTCTTCCCTATGTGACACTAACACTCTTCATTGGTGGTCATATTTATCGCTACCAAAAAGATCAATTTGGATGGACTTCAAAATCTAGTGAATTTCTAGAAAAAAAACATTTGAGATTTGGGTCTTTGCTATTTCATTGGGGAATCATCTTCGTGTTTATTGGTCATGTCATGGGATTGGCTGTACCAGAAACTGTTTATAGTACCCTTGGAGTATCAGAGGAAATGTATCATTGGATAGCTATTATAGGCGGTGTTCCAGCTGGAATCGTAGCTATTCTAGGACTCTTCATACTATCTTTCAGAAGATGGAGAGTGAAGAGAATTAAAGTAACTACTTCCAAGGGGGATGTGTTAGCTTTAGTTTTTCTAGGAATTGTTATGTTATCTGGAATGTCAGCAACATTCTCAAACATAGATTCTCATGGCTTTGATTATCGAACGACGATTGGACCGTGGCTTCGTGGATTGTTCTATCTAAATGTGCAGCCTGAACTTATGGCAGAGGTTCCAGTATGGTTTAAATTCCACATTGGTGCAGTATATGGATTAATTGTAGTTTGGCCTTTCACAAGATTGGTTCATGTGTTTAGCCTGCCACTCCGTTATCTATCTAGAAGCTATGTAGTTTATAAAAAGAGAGAAAACAGAAAAGCGAGTTAA
- a CDS encoding aldo/keto reductase yields MDLTMSTTLQNGVKMPWFGLGVYKVEDGTLVKDTVKSAIDIGYRSIDTASFYENEEGVGEGIRESGVPREELFITTKVWNTEQGYEETLAAFDRSINKLGLDYIDLYLVHWPVPGKYLDTYRALEKLYKEKKTRAIGVSNFLIHHLEDLRKNAEIQPMVNQVEFHPKVAQPELVNYCKERNIQLEAWSPLARGRYLDDPILKNIAEKYGKTTAQVILRWDYEMGVVTIPKSTHSERQKENANIFDFSLTEDDLALIRQLNVGERTGAHPDLFDY; encoded by the coding sequence ATGGATCTAACTATGTCAACGACTTTGCAAAATGGTGTTAAGATGCCATGGTTTGGGCTTGGAGTTTATAAGGTAGAAGATGGTACTCTTGTGAAAGATACTGTCAAATCAGCAATAGATATTGGCTACCGTAGTATTGATACGGCATCCTTCTATGAGAATGAAGAAGGAGTTGGAGAGGGAATTCGGGAAAGTGGGGTTCCTAGAGAAGAACTTTTTATCACAACTAAAGTTTGGAACACAGAGCAAGGTTACGAAGAAACTTTAGCTGCTTTTGATCGCAGTATAAATAAACTTGGCTTGGATTACATAGATCTATATCTTGTCCATTGGCCAGTACCAGGAAAATATTTGGATACTTATCGTGCTTTAGAAAAACTTTATAAGGAAAAGAAAACAAGAGCTATAGGGGTAAGCAACTTTCTAATCCATCACTTGGAAGATTTGAGAAAGAATGCTGAGATTCAACCAATGGTCAATCAGGTAGAATTTCATCCGAAAGTTGCTCAACCAGAATTAGTTAACTATTGTAAAGAAAGAAATATTCAGTTGGAGGCATGGTCTCCTTTAGCTAGAGGACGTTATCTAGACGACCCTATTTTGAAGAATATTGCTGAAAAATACGGTAAAACAACGGCGCAGGTTATTTTAAGATGGGATTATGAAATGGGTGTTGTAACTATACCAAAATCTACTCATTCAGAGCGTCAAAAAGAAAATGCAAACATTTTTGATTTTTCTTTAACAGAAGATGACTTAGCTTTAATAAGACAGCTGAATGTTGGTGAAAGAACAGGAGCACATCCTGATTTGTTTGATTACTAA
- a CDS encoding ABC transporter ATP-binding protein, with product MFSVLGKLKWFFLEHKKRYIIAVSCLILASIADVLPPKLIGLAIDAITYEQAGPSELANLLLIYGGIIVFSYIISFVWVYLLFGGAYLVERMMRTKLMGHLLQMNPTFFGKYRTGDLMARATNDLKAISATAGFGILTLVDSTVFMMLIIGVMVFTISWKLTLVALIPLPFMAIVMHKYGKTIHERFMRAQTSFGDLNDYVLESVRGVRVLRAFVQEKEDEKRFREHTEDVYTKNVAVAKIDAMFEPTMKVLVGLSYTIGLGYGAQLVFQNELTLGGLVSFNVYLGMLIWPMFAVGELINVMQRGNASLDRVNETLSYPADVRSPEHPVYINLPEILEFKDLDFVYPESQMKSVSNVTLTVKRGETIGVVGKTGAGKTTLFRQMLREYPRKNHGELLINGVPIEKLSLDQTRSWIGYVPQDQILFSKSVLENIRFGKSDASREEVNQVLGLSYLRQDVELLPEGLDTQVGESGVTLSGGQKQRLALARALIMDPEILILDDAMSAVDGKTEANIIANLRKERKGKTTFIAAHRLSAVEHADQIIVLEEGEIVEHGTHEQLIAHGGWYAAQYQLQQLEDQEVV from the coding sequence ATGTTTAGTGTATTAGGAAAGTTAAAATGGTTCTTTTTAGAACATAAGAAAAGGTATATCATTGCGGTTTCATGCTTGATTCTTGCTAGTATCGCTGATGTGTTGCCACCGAAATTAATTGGACTGGCGATTGACGCAATTACCTACGAGCAAGCAGGACCGAGTGAATTAGCCAATTTATTGCTAATCTACGGAGGAATCATTGTCTTCTCCTATATCATCTCATTTGTATGGGTCTATTTGCTTTTTGGTGGAGCTTATCTAGTAGAAAGAATGATGCGCACCAAACTTATGGGCCATTTACTACAAATGAATCCGACCTTCTTCGGTAAGTATCGAACCGGGGATTTAATGGCTCGTGCTACGAATGACTTAAAAGCAATATCCGCAACTGCCGGGTTTGGAATCCTGACACTAGTAGATTCCACCGTATTTATGATGTTGATTATTGGAGTCATGGTGTTCACGATTAGCTGGAAACTTACGTTGGTAGCTTTAATTCCACTGCCATTTATGGCGATAGTCATGCACAAATACGGAAAGACGATCCATGAACGCTTTATGCGTGCTCAAACTTCTTTTGGGGATTTAAATGATTATGTCCTTGAGTCTGTACGAGGTGTCCGTGTTTTACGTGCTTTCGTTCAGGAAAAAGAAGATGAAAAAAGATTCCGTGAGCATACGGAAGATGTGTATACCAAAAACGTTGCTGTTGCGAAAATTGATGCCATGTTTGAACCAACCATGAAGGTTTTAGTTGGACTATCCTATACCATTGGTTTGGGATATGGGGCACAGCTCGTTTTTCAGAATGAATTAACTCTCGGAGGTCTTGTTTCCTTCAATGTCTATTTAGGAATGTTGATTTGGCCAATGTTTGCTGTAGGGGAATTAATAAACGTAATGCAGCGTGGAAACGCTTCTCTTGATCGTGTAAATGAAACCCTATCTTATCCGGCAGATGTAAGATCTCCAGAACATCCAGTTTACATCAACCTCCCGGAAATTCTAGAATTTAAGGATTTAGACTTTGTTTATCCTGAAAGTCAGATGAAAAGTGTTTCTAATGTGACTCTAACAGTAAAACGTGGTGAAACCATTGGTGTGGTTGGGAAAACAGGAGCAGGGAAAACAACCCTTTTCCGTCAAATGCTTCGAGAATATCCTAGAAAAAATCATGGAGAGCTTTTGATTAATGGAGTTCCTATTGAAAAACTATCCTTAGATCAAACTCGTTCTTGGATTGGATATGTACCACAGGATCAGATTTTATTTTCAAAATCTGTTTTAGAAAATATTCGATTTGGTAAATCTGATGCAAGTCGTGAAGAAGTCAACCAAGTTCTGGGTCTATCTTATTTAAGGCAGGATGTGGAGTTGTTACCGGAAGGGTTAGATACACAGGTTGGCGAAAGTGGAGTGACTTTATCTGGTGGACAGAAACAACGTTTAGCATTAGCTAGAGCCTTAATCATGGATCCTGAAATTTTAATTTTAGATGATGCTATGTCTGCTGTTGATGGAAAGACGGAAGCGAATATTATTGCAAATCTTCGCAAAGAGCGAAAAGGAAAAACAACATTTATTGCTGCTCATCGTCTATCCGCAGTTGAACATGCAGACCAGATTATCGTTTTAGAAGAAGGTGAAATTGTGGAGCATGGTACCCATGAGCAATTAATTGCCCATGGTGGTTGGTACGCTGCACAGTATCAACTCCAGCAACTAGAAGATCAGGAGGTGGTCTAA
- a CDS encoding carbonic anhydrase: MDIKQMLGFNEKFVQNGEHKPYESDKFPNKKIVILTCIDARLMDLLPRALNLKNGDAKIIRTAGGTITEPYGSIMKSLLVSIYALEADHVLVIGHKDCGMQNLEGKALVQKMIDAGVGKGQVKEDVAGWLTGFSDVGQAVLESVDLIKNHPLITKEINVDGFVIDPTTGKLEWLTERQKNY, translated from the coding sequence ATGGATATCAAACAAATGCTAGGTTTTAATGAAAAATTTGTTCAAAATGGGGAGCACAAACCTTATGAATCCGATAAATTCCCTAACAAGAAAATAGTCATCTTAACATGTATAGACGCTCGTTTAATGGACTTACTCCCAAGAGCGTTGAACTTGAAAAATGGGGATGCTAAAATCATTCGGACAGCAGGCGGTACGATAACGGAACCCTATGGAAGCATCATGAAAAGCTTACTTGTATCGATTTACGCATTAGAAGCTGATCACGTTCTTGTCATTGGACATAAAGATTGTGGGATGCAGAATCTTGAGGGAAAAGCTTTAGTACAAAAAATGATTGATGCCGGGGTAGGTAAAGGTCAGGTTAAAGAAGATGTAGCAGGTTGGCTTACTGGTTTCAGCGATGTTGGTCAAGCTGTTTTAGAAAGTGTTGATTTGATTAAAAATCATCCATTAATTACGAAGGAAATTAATGTCGATGGATTCGTAATCGATCCTACTACTGGTAAACTTGAATGGTTGACCGAGAGACAAAAAAACTACTAG
- a CDS encoding nitrate reductase subunit alpha, which translates to MKKKTSPLWNRLTYMKPKEKYSDGHSQLQEGNRDWENVYRRRWQHDKVIRSTHGVNCTGSCSWNIYVKDGLVTWEGQATDYPTTGPDMPDFEPRGCPRGASFSWYIYSPLRVKYPYVRKALIQMWREALENHESPLDAWKSIVENPEKAKRYKQARGKGGLVRAEWDEVLKLVASSVLYTVVKYGPDRNIGFSPIPAMSMVSHAAGSRFMSLLGGPMLSFYDWYADLPPASPQIWGDQTDVPESSDWFNAGYIMTWGSNVPLTRTPDAHFLAEARYKGTKVISVSPDYAESTKFSDDWMSVKQGTDGAVAMAMGHVILNEYYNKQEIPYFDQYAKTYTDFPFVVKLKKAGDSYQADRYLHAYDLGKEVEKNEWKPAMFNKKTNDFAIPQGTMGSRWDDKGKWNLKLNDEETGAAIDPEISFLDQKDQVVTVEMPYFDGDGRKILNRAVPAKAVEIDGETQYVTTVYDLMLANYGIDRGIGGECAKSYEDNTPYTPAWQEKITGVPADQIIKIAMEFAQNAIDTKGRSMIIVGAGINHWYNSDTIYRAVLNLVLMVGAQGVNGGGWAHYVGQEKLRPAEGWTNIATAKDWAGPPKLQNGTSFFYFATDQYRYEETPVDELVSPTVEKARYSHYADYNVMAARLGWLPSYPTFNQNGIDLYKEAEEKGNKTPEEIGKYVAQKLKNKELKFSIEDPDAPENFPRNLFVWRANLISSSGKGHEYFLKHLLGAQNGLLNDDKDSLRPQEINWKEEAPEGKLDLLINLDFRMAGTALYSDVVLPAATWYEKEDLSSTDMHPFIHPFNAAIATPWESRSDWDIFKSLAKAVSDLATELDMETTKEVVATPLQHDTPQELAQPLGKIKDWSKGECEPIPGKTMPQIHVVERDYKLIYDKMTALGPNIANQPYGIKGMNWDMKEEYEKVKRTLGVIKKDTIAKGYPDISSARNVSEAILMLSSTTNGKVAVKAWESLEKKTSLELVDLAKEREEECFTFDDISAKPKTVITSPAFSGSEKGGRRYSPFTTNVEKMIPWRTITGRQSYFLDHEMMTEFGENLATFKPILNHTPFRSDRPKVEGKEITLNYLTPHNKWSIHSMYFDAQPMLTLFRGGPTIWLNKDDAAEADLEDNDWLECFNRNGVVVARAVVSHRIPRGMAFMHHAQDRHIHVPGTNLTKNRGGTHNSPTRIHVKPTHMIGGYGQLSYGFNYYGPTGNQRDLNVVIRKLKEVDWLED; encoded by the coding sequence ATGAAAAAGAAAACATCTCCATTATGGAATCGACTAACGTATATGAAGCCTAAAGAAAAATATAGTGATGGACATAGTCAATTACAGGAAGGGAACAGAGACTGGGAAAATGTCTACAGAAGACGCTGGCAGCACGATAAGGTTATTCGTAGTACACATGGTGTCAACTGTACAGGGTCATGCAGCTGGAACATCTATGTAAAAGATGGCCTTGTAACCTGGGAAGGTCAAGCAACGGATTATCCAACCACAGGACCTGATATGCCAGATTTCGAACCAAGAGGTTGCCCAAGGGGTGCTAGCTTTTCGTGGTATATATATAGTCCACTTCGTGTGAAGTACCCATACGTAAGAAAAGCTTTAATTCAAATGTGGAGAGAAGCTTTAGAAAATCACGAATCTCCATTAGATGCTTGGAAGAGTATCGTTGAAAATCCGGAAAAAGCAAAACGCTATAAGCAAGCTCGTGGAAAAGGTGGTCTTGTGAGAGCAGAGTGGGATGAAGTGTTAAAGCTTGTGGCATCATCTGTGCTCTACACTGTAGTTAAATATGGTCCGGATCGAAATATTGGTTTCTCACCAATCCCTGCGATGTCCATGGTAAGCCATGCGGCAGGAAGCCGTTTTATGTCACTTCTTGGTGGGCCAATGCTTAGCTTTTATGACTGGTATGCAGACTTGCCACCAGCATCTCCACAAATTTGGGGCGATCAGACAGATGTACCTGAAAGTTCTGACTGGTTTAATGCAGGATACATCATGACTTGGGGATCAAACGTACCTTTGACGAGAACTCCTGATGCTCACTTTTTAGCAGAAGCTCGTTATAAAGGAACAAAAGTTATTTCCGTAAGCCCTGACTATGCTGAGTCAACGAAATTCTCTGATGACTGGATGTCAGTCAAACAAGGTACTGATGGTGCAGTGGCTATGGCCATGGGTCACGTCATCTTAAATGAATATTACAATAAGCAAGAAATACCTTACTTTGATCAGTATGCTAAAACATATACCGACTTCCCATTCGTCGTAAAACTAAAAAAAGCTGGAGATTCCTATCAAGCGGATCGTTATCTTCATGCTTATGACTTGGGTAAAGAAGTAGAGAAGAATGAATGGAAGCCAGCGATGTTTAATAAGAAAACGAATGATTTTGCGATTCCACAAGGTACGATGGGATCTCGCTGGGATGATAAGGGAAAATGGAATTTAAAGCTTAACGATGAAGAAACAGGAGCAGCTATTGATCCTGAAATTAGCTTCCTAGATCAGAAAGACCAAGTGGTAACAGTGGAAATGCCATATTTTGATGGTGATGGACGAAAAATATTAAACCGAGCAGTTCCAGCGAAAGCAGTAGAAATTGACGGGGAAACTCAATATGTAACGACTGTTTATGATTTAATGCTTGCCAACTACGGAATCGATCGTGGTATCGGTGGAGAATGTGCAAAGAGCTATGAAGACAATACTCCCTACACTCCAGCTTGGCAGGAGAAGATTACAGGAGTGCCGGCTGATCAAATTATAAAGATTGCAATGGAATTTGCACAAAATGCCATTGATACAAAAGGTCGCTCCATGATCATCGTTGGTGCTGGAATTAACCACTGGTATAACTCTGATACGATCTATCGTGCCGTACTAAACCTAGTGTTAATGGTTGGTGCACAAGGAGTCAACGGTGGAGGTTGGGCTCACTATGTTGGTCAGGAAAAATTGAGACCAGCGGAGGGCTGGACTAATATCGCAACAGCAAAAGACTGGGCAGGACCACCGAAGCTTCAAAACGGTACTTCCTTCTTCTATTTTGCAACAGATCAGTATCGATATGAAGAAACTCCTGTTGATGAATTGGTTTCTCCAACAGTAGAAAAAGCTCGCTACAGTCACTATGCTGACTACAATGTCATGGCAGCCCGTTTAGGTTGGTTACCATCATATCCAACGTTTAATCAAAATGGAATAGACTTATATAAAGAAGCGGAAGAAAAAGGGAACAAAACACCTGAAGAAATTGGAAAATATGTAGCACAAAAACTTAAAAATAAAGAATTGAAATTTTCCATTGAAGATCCAGATGCACCAGAAAACTTTCCTAGAAATTTATTTGTATGGAGAGCAAACCTAATTTCTAGCTCCGGTAAAGGACATGAATATTTCTTAAAGCATTTACTAGGTGCTCAAAATGGATTGTTAAACGATGACAAAGACAGTCTTCGTCCACAGGAAATCAACTGGAAGGAAGAAGCTCCTGAAGGAAAGCTTGATTTACTTATTAACTTAGACTTCCGTATGGCAGGAACAGCTCTTTACTCAGATGTTGTATTACCAGCAGCCACTTGGTATGAGAAGGAAGATTTATCAAGTACTGATATGCATCCATTTATTCATCCATTCAACGCAGCGATTGCTACTCCATGGGAATCAAGATCAGACTGGGATATTTTCAAATCCCTTGCTAAAGCAGTTTCCGACTTAGCAACTGAGTTAGATATGGAAACAACAAAAGAAGTGGTGGCTACACCATTACAACATGATACGCCACAGGAATTGGCACAGCCATTAGGGAAAATTAAGGATTGGTCTAAAGGTGAATGTGAACCAATTCCAGGTAAGACAATGCCACAAATCCACGTAGTGGAACGTGATTATAAGTTAATCTATGACAAGATGACAGCTCTTGGTCCAAATATCGCGAATCAACCATATGGAATTAAAGGCATGAACTGGGATATGAAGGAAGAATATGAAAAAGTAAAACGTACACTTGGTGTTATTAAGAAAGATACAATTGCCAAGGGATACCCAGATATTTCTTCAGCAAGAAATGTTTCAGAAGCCATTTTGATGCTATCTTCGACAACCAATGGGAAAGTAGCAGTTAAAGCTTGGGAGTCTCTAGAAAAGAAAACAAGTCTAGAGCTTGTGGATCTTGCGAAGGAGAGAGAAGAAGAATGCTTCACTTTCGATGATATTTCTGCCAAGCCAAAGACAGTTATTACTTCGCCAGCCTTTAGCGGTTCTGAAAAAGGTGGACGTCGTTACTCTCCATTTACAACGAATGTAGAGAAAATGATTCCCTGGAGAACGATTACTGGTCGTCAATCCTACTTCTTAGATCATGAAATGATGACAGAGTTTGGAGAGAATCTAGCAACCTTTAAACCTATTTTAAATCACACGCCTTTCCGTTCAGACCGTCCGAAAGTGGAAGGTAAAGAAATCACTTTAAATTATTTAACACCACATAACAAATGGTCTATTCACAGTATGTACTTCGATGCTCAACCAATGCTTACTCTTTTCCGAGGAGGCCCAACCATCTGGTTGAATAAGGATGATGCAGCTGAAGCGGACTTAGAGGATAACGACTGGCTTGAATGCTTCAATCGTAATGGAGTTGTTGTGGCAAGAGCGGTTGTTTCTCACAGAATTCCTAGGGGAATGGCGTTCATGCATCATGCACAGGATCGTCATATCCATGTACCAGGAACGAACTTAACGAAAAATCGCGGAGGGACTCATAACAGTCCAACACGAATTCACGTCAAACCAACACACATGATTGGTGGATATGGACAATTAAGCTATGGATTTAATTATTATGGACCAACGGGTAACCAGAGAGATCTAAATGTCGTTATCAGAAAGCTGAAGGAGGTAGATTGGCTTGAGGATTAA
- the narH gene encoding nitrate reductase subunit beta — protein MRIKAQVGMVMNLDKCIGCHTCSVTCKNTWTNRPGAEYMYFNNVETKPGIGYPKQWEDQEKYKGGWELKNGELQLKSGSKTNRLLNLFYNPYQPTIDDYYEPWNYDYENLTTSGEKKHQPIARAKSAITNEFMDLEWGPNWEDDLAGGHITGLMDPNVRKMQESIKTEFEDVFMMYLPRICEHCINPSCVSSCPSGAMYKRDEDGIVLVDQNACRAWRHCVTSCPYKKVYFNWKTNKAEKCTLCYPRIENGQPTVCSETCVGRIRYIGVMLYDADKVQEAASVEDEKELYHKQLELFLDPNDPEVVKEALAQGIPMDWIEAAQASPLYKMIIDWKIALPLHPEYRTMPMVWYIPPLSPIMNSIEGKGSQAQPDDIFPAIDNMRIPIQYLAELLTAGDEEHIRTTLKKMAVMRSFMRAQQTGKDFDEKWITDLGLTKDSMEDMYRLLAIAKYNDRFVIPKSHREEVEDLYAEQGSCGLDFAGGPGSCGTLS, from the coding sequence TTGAGGATTAAAGCACAAGTTGGCATGGTTATGAACCTCGATAAATGTATCGGGTGTCATACTTGTAGTGTAACGTGTAAAAATACCTGGACGAATCGCCCAGGAGCAGAATATATGTACTTTAACAACGTGGAAACAAAGCCAGGAATTGGTTATCCAAAGCAATGGGAAGATCAAGAGAAATATAAAGGAGGCTGGGAGCTAAAGAATGGTGAGCTCCAGCTGAAATCAGGTTCCAAAACGAATCGCTTATTAAACCTTTTTTACAACCCATATCAACCTACTATTGATGATTACTATGAGCCATGGAACTATGACTATGAAAATTTAACCACTAGTGGTGAAAAAAAGCATCAGCCAATTGCAAGAGCAAAATCAGCGATTACAAATGAATTTATGGATCTTGAATGGGGGCCAAACTGGGAGGATGACCTTGCAGGTGGACATATTACCGGTTTAATGGATCCAAACGTCCGCAAAATGCAGGAATCTATCAAAACAGAATTTGAAGATGTATTTATGATGTATCTTCCGAGAATTTGCGAACACTGCATCAACCCATCTTGCGTCTCCTCTTGTCCGTCAGGTGCAATGTACAAGCGTGATGAAGATGGAATCGTTCTTGTTGACCAAAATGCATGTCGTGCTTGGAGACACTGTGTGACTTCTTGTCCTTACAAAAAAGTATATTTTAATTGGAAAACAAACAAAGCAGAAAAATGTACGCTATGTTACCCAAGAATTGAAAATGGTCAGCCTACTGTTTGTTCTGAAACTTGTGTAGGACGTATCCGTTACATTGGCGTTATGCTTTATGACGCTGATAAGGTTCAAGAAGCAGCTTCAGTAGAGGATGAAAAGGAACTTTACCATAAGCAATTAGAACTTTTCTTAGATCCAAATGATCCAGAAGTAGTGAAGGAAGCTCTTGCACAGGGTATTCCAATGGATTGGATTGAAGCGGCACAAGCTTCACCATTATATAAAATGATTATTGATTGGAAGATTGCTCTTCCATTACATCCAGAATATCGCACAATGCCAATGGTATGGTATATCCCACCATTGAGCCCAATTATGAACTCCATTGAAGGAAAAGGAAGTCAGGCACAACCTGATGATATTTTTCCAGCTATCGATAACATGAGAATTCCTATTCAATACCTTGCTGAACTTTTAACAGCAGGTGATGAGGAACATATCCGTACAACTCTCAAGAAGATGGCTGTTATGAGAAGTTTTATGCGTGCCCAACAAACCGGAAAAGACTTTGATGAAAAATGGATTACTGACCTTGGCTTAACGAAGGATTCTATGGAAGACATGTACCGTTTACTAGCTATTGCAAAATATAATGATCGTTTCGTTATTCCAAAATCTCATCGTGAAGAGGTTGAAGACTTATATGCAGAACAAGGGTCATGTGGTCTTGACTTTGCAGGCGGCCCAGGAAGCTGCGGAACTTTATCCTAA
- a CDS encoding MFS transporter, which produces MNVNKGRTSALVMSTIAMVIGFSVWSILSPMANDIQVLYGLSGTQKSVLVAVPVILGSIMRIPLGILSDKYSGRKVYAITLLFLVIPLIGASFAESYAALLVYAFFIGMAGTTFAIAITFVSGWYPKEKQGFVLGITGVGNIGTAVAGFAVPVIVSVYSIDAAFRILAVAVIIMTVIFWFGTKERERTGPPKTFRQSMEALKYRQTWILSIFYFLTFGSFVAFGIYLPTLLQDLFEVSSVSAGQRAAGFVILATFVRPVGGMLADKIDPKKLLFGIFSVVTVFAVVLGFFNENIYIFTVSCLSIALVVGLGNGVVFKMVPMVSPSNTGAVTGIVGAAGGLGGFFPPIVLGMLKDTTGSFFYGFIFLALFSLVCLLINMSKASNVASESSTNMVKA; this is translated from the coding sequence ATGAACGTAAACAAAGGTAGAACATCGGCACTTGTCATGTCAACAATAGCAATGGTAATCGGTTTTTCGGTTTGGTCTATTTTATCTCCTATGGCAAATGACATTCAGGTATTGTATGGATTAAGTGGAACTCAGAAAAGTGTTCTAGTTGCTGTTCCAGTTATTTTGGGTTCGATCATGCGTATTCCTTTAGGAATCCTGTCCGATAAGTATAGTGGGCGTAAGGTATATGCCATAACCCTCTTGTTCTTAGTGATTCCACTTATTGGAGCAAGCTTTGCTGAATCGTATGCTGCATTATTAGTATATGCCTTCTTCATTGGTATGGCGGGAACAACCTTTGCCATTGCCATCACTTTTGTTTCAGGATGGTATCCAAAGGAAAAGCAAGGTTTTGTATTAGGAATTACAGGTGTTGGAAACATCGGTACAGCTGTAGCTGGGTTTGCCGTACCTGTTATCGTTTCTGTATATAGTATTGACGCTGCATTTCGAATTCTAGCTGTAGCTGTTATTATCATGACTGTGATCTTTTGGTTTGGAACGAAGGAAAGAGAAAGAACGGGCCCTCCAAAAACATTTAGGCAATCGATGGAGGCCTTAAAATATCGTCAAACATGGATTCTATCAATCTTTTACTTTTTAACGTTTGGATCTTTCGTTGCTTTCGGTATCTATTTACCAACTTTACTACAGGATTTGTTTGAAGTATCTAGTGTATCTGCTGGCCAGCGTGCTGCTGGGTTTGTTATTTTAGCTACGTTTGTTCGTCCAGTTGGAGGAATGCTAGCAGACAAGATCGATCCTAAGAAGCTATTATTTGGTATTTTTAGTGTAGTCACAGTGTTTGCTGTAGTACTAGGGTTTTTCAATGAAAATATATATATTTTCACAGTATCCTGCTTAAGTATTGCTCTAGTTGTTGGTCTTGGAAATGGAGTCGTATTTAAAATGGTTCCTATGGTTTCTCCATCCAATACAGGTGCAGTTACTGGTATTGTAGGAGCTGCAGGTGGTCTCGGAGGCTTTTTCCCACCAATCGTACTAGGTATGTTAAAGGATACGACGGGAAGCTTCTTCTATGGATTTATCTTTCTTGCCCTTTTCAGCTTGGTATGTCTATTGATTAACATGTCAAAGGCTTCAAATGTGGCAAGTGAAAGTTCAACTAATATGGTGAAAGCGTGA
- the narJ gene encoding nitrate reductase molybdenum cofactor assembly chaperone — MNEEQIQTVYQLTSFLLRYPKEEVRSVLPELKEEILDLGQNQVQDHLLRFIDVVQEIPAEEWIDHYIQLFDFGRTTNLYVTYLKLGEQRERGLELLKLKNFYSKAGFEVIDKELPDYLPLMLEFSAHTWEEGIELLTTYEKAIREIRETLVKAQSFYTFLLDALLITMEEAGIYQTA, encoded by the coding sequence ATGAATGAAGAACAGATACAAACGGTTTACCAATTGACTTCGTTTCTCTTACGTTACCCTAAGGAGGAAGTGAGATCTGTACTTCCAGAATTAAAAGAAGAGATCTTGGACTTGGGTCAAAATCAAGTCCAAGATCACCTCTTGAGATTTATTGATGTAGTCCAAGAGATTCCAGCCGAAGAATGGATCGACCACTATATTCAGCTTTTTGATTTTGGTAGAACAACGAATCTTTATGTAACCTATCTAAAATTAGGGGAGCAACGAGAACGAGGATTAGAATTACTAAAGTTGAAGAATTTTTATTCAAAAGCAGGTTTTGAGGTGATTGATAAGGAGCTTCCTGACTATCTTCCTCTCATGCTTGAATTTAGTGCTCATACATGGGAAGAAGGAATTGAATTGCTAACTACTTATGAAAAAGCAATTCGTGAAATTAGGGAAACATTAGTGAAAGCCCAAAGCTTTTACACCTTCTTGCTCGATGCCTTATTAATCACAATGGAAGAAGCGGGCATCTATCAAACCGCATAA